A genome region from Variovorax paradoxus includes the following:
- a CDS encoding alpha-2-macroglobulin family protein — translation MAAERKKNKTFPLTGSRALWWLPALAAALVAAPPLHAAGVLAVSPQGEARDVRQVSVRFDADMVPLGQSDGAEPATLRCSPQVPEGRARWIGPRTWAFEFAKDVRGGTRCNVVFKPGLRTLAGEAVTAPPTASFVAGPYGFFASYPMEGAEVAPDQVFFLGHHDPQPTDDPQALAAGFACEQRDGDKVLRQPAVAVTGAALAAAVRATAPGVFALALRCAQPLPEGSQFRLSQAAVGNAEPKRFNYSVRPRFTARISCTVLDHPAGQQACDPRQPVVLSFSGDVAAARAGTFRLVDASGEERPFDVVDSWRRNEFRQLQVSPAQNGFGEGTRFTVRLPQDFRDVLGRPLANASEFPKTVEFARLPPYLGVANPLAVMPWQAGRSDAMAAFAVRRVEKSLPLRQWRLGGEMGEGIEAYAIELLQGQQEGRWPTDQLNARAGAPRTSTLETSGDAMEFVGVPLAAPGLHVVRADSAAFARYIDTRPPPPNQSPNQPRDTTPRQRYAVVQATNLNPGASFSNGGASVIWVTAFDSAKPVAGADVAVYSCNRELLWRGRTDAQGLARPDEALRGKLACNYNPPTSLAPRFGGGNNSPWVVVRAGDDMALMQVSAGWSGFYGGRAAQGVRAHTVLDRTLFKAGETVSMQHVVRQLESRGFALPPAGTLDIEIRYGWSDKVHSASVPLGADGSASNQWTIPVAARLGGYTVTVSQGGRQLTSTQFQVEEFRTPVFDSELRARATWERDAQLAVVDARLAYFAGGAAANLPVTMQQGWTRAVQGPRPGYTFYEETVDASMASPAAIAPQSARLDAAGKTQVRLKVPPLERPMLLRTELKFQDPNGETQTVGTGTMLWPDRMKLGLRLRAKDRDRPQAVEGIALDDRDQPLADEPVTVRVKPVTRDWNGGRQRLTDLGPEVEVCSTRTDAQGQWSCEWQLPAAQGQQQPSELWLFDASAASLKHSRAIVRTGMLQYRWSLGWQEAAARTALQLENGPSFGPGETAVIVARPERLPASLLLTTEREGVIAASVHPIVAMAQRIELPIAAQHAPNVHLSARYVYPLQGAGKDEPVASTQRADVPVRPDAWTLSVGVRPTAAVARPKTPVPMEVAVRDAAGQPVAGARVTLVAVDQALLALKPNDTWSLAKVMFAARGNAVTSTALDARLMRRVETGPQPQHKPYDEADRGAFGAVPAPAPAAAAAMMRAGKPDVPDEAPPRSDLSSLILWRTDLRTDAQGIARATVPLNDALTQFRIVAIASAGEALFGQGETTLTSTQPLQIFSGMPELLRADDAIAQKLSLRNTGASAMAVVLKAEASVEPGSEWSGARDVVPADALAARGLKIERRVQLAPGQTQEVLWPVAVPAGAGMLRWRIGAQGGEERDALEVAQRVVPALTATVRQSTLLSVADAGAVPVVQPRDAVPLTGGVRVSLQSSLVDAALAESMRWMAQYPYMCLEQQSSRFVSLDDRAGWDRLMAELPKYVDGNGLARFFPEASLGGSEMLTMQLLDLAQAKGWPVPEAQRARMLDALDALLQGRLAAQDWAPRNYLEPQQLAAQATLAEHGRAKIVVRPRALDALSAQSLVDWSRTLMAMPADAERDAALNEAGAQLRSRFDVQGTRLRWRDESAQHWWWFMWSGDSTAARMALLAQKWAETDAAWKADAPLITQGLVGRQDAGRWGTTTGNAWSTVALRRFQQQFEAGPVDGVTRAALGRTTREAAWADAKVPDMLLPWPGQGAQGTLQLRHEGSGKPWATISTLAAVRNTQPVANGLVVRRTVTPVEQKRKGQWSVGDVYRVRLDLESTAEQTWVVVRDAVPSGASQLGRGLGRESTLAQRGERSAGWAWPSHIERATDSYRAFFRYLPRGSWSVEYSVRLNNAGEFRLPPVRAEAMYAPEVFGEGTAQTMTVKP, via the coding sequence ATGGCCGCGGAACGAAAGAAGAACAAGACTTTTCCCCTGACGGGCAGCCGCGCGCTGTGGTGGCTGCCGGCCCTGGCCGCAGCGCTCGTGGCGGCGCCGCCGCTGCACGCGGCCGGCGTGCTCGCCGTGAGCCCGCAGGGCGAGGCGCGCGACGTGCGCCAGGTGTCGGTGCGCTTCGACGCCGACATGGTGCCGCTCGGCCAGAGCGATGGCGCCGAGCCCGCCACCCTCCGGTGTTCCCCGCAGGTGCCCGAAGGCCGCGCGCGCTGGATCGGCCCGCGCACCTGGGCCTTCGAGTTCGCGAAGGACGTGCGCGGCGGCACGCGCTGCAACGTCGTCTTCAAGCCGGGCCTCAGGACATTGGCGGGCGAGGCGGTGACCGCGCCCCCCACGGCGAGCTTCGTCGCCGGGCCTTACGGCTTCTTTGCTTCCTATCCGATGGAGGGCGCCGAGGTCGCGCCCGACCAGGTCTTTTTCCTGGGCCACCACGATCCCCAGCCGACCGACGATCCCCAGGCGCTGGCCGCGGGCTTCGCCTGCGAACAGCGCGACGGCGACAAGGTGCTGCGCCAGCCCGCAGTGGCCGTCACCGGCGCCGCGCTGGCGGCCGCCGTGCGCGCCACGGCACCGGGCGTGTTTGCGCTTGCATTGCGCTGCGCGCAGCCGCTGCCCGAAGGCTCGCAGTTTCGCCTGAGCCAGGCGGCGGTCGGCAACGCCGAGCCGAAGCGCTTCAACTACAGCGTGCGCCCGCGCTTCACGGCCCGGATCTCCTGCACGGTGCTCGACCATCCGGCGGGCCAGCAGGCCTGCGACCCGCGCCAGCCGGTCGTGCTGAGCTTCTCGGGCGATGTGGCTGCGGCGCGCGCCGGCACGTTCCGGCTGGTCGATGCCTCGGGCGAGGAACGGCCCTTCGACGTCGTCGACAGCTGGCGCCGCAACGAGTTCCGGCAATTGCAGGTGTCGCCTGCGCAGAACGGCTTCGGCGAAGGCACCCGCTTCACCGTGCGCCTGCCCCAGGATTTCCGCGACGTGCTCGGCCGGCCGCTGGCCAATGCGTCGGAGTTTCCGAAGACCGTCGAGTTCGCTCGCCTGCCGCCGTATCTCGGCGTCGCCAACCCGCTGGCGGTGATGCCCTGGCAGGCTGGCAGGTCCGATGCGATGGCGGCCTTCGCGGTGCGCCGCGTCGAGAAATCGCTGCCGCTGCGCCAATGGCGCCTGGGCGGCGAGATGGGCGAGGGCATCGAGGCCTACGCCATCGAACTGCTGCAAGGCCAGCAGGAGGGCCGGTGGCCCACCGACCAGCTCAATGCCAGGGCCGGCGCGCCGCGCACCTCGACGCTCGAAACGAGCGGCGACGCGATGGAGTTCGTCGGCGTGCCGCTCGCTGCGCCCGGCCTGCACGTGGTGCGCGCCGACAGCGCCGCGTTCGCGCGGTACATCGACACGCGCCCCCCGCCGCCGAACCAGTCGCCGAACCAGCCTCGCGACACCACGCCGCGCCAGCGCTACGCCGTGGTGCAGGCCACCAACCTCAACCCCGGTGCGAGCTTCAGCAACGGTGGCGCGTCGGTGATCTGGGTCACCGCGTTCGACAGCGCGAAGCCCGTGGCCGGTGCCGACGTGGCGGTGTACTCGTGCAACCGCGAACTGCTCTGGCGCGGAAGGACCGACGCGCAGGGCCTGGCGCGGCCCGACGAAGCCTTGCGCGGCAAGCTGGCGTGCAACTACAACCCACCCACGTCGCTCGCGCCGCGCTTCGGCGGTGGCAACAACAGCCCCTGGGTGGTGGTGCGCGCCGGCGACGACATGGCGCTGATGCAGGTCTCGGCCGGGTGGAGCGGCTTCTACGGCGGTCGCGCAGCGCAGGGCGTCCGCGCCCACACCGTGCTCGACCGCACCCTGTTCAAGGCCGGCGAGACGGTGAGCATGCAGCACGTGGTGCGGCAGCTCGAGAGCCGCGGCTTCGCACTGCCGCCGGCGGGCACGCTCGACATCGAGATCCGCTACGGCTGGAGCGACAAGGTGCACAGCGCCAGCGTGCCGCTCGGCGCCGACGGCAGCGCCTCGAACCAATGGACGATCCCCGTCGCCGCCAGGCTCGGCGGGTACACAGTGACGGTGTCGCAGGGCGGGCGCCAGCTCACCAGCACGCAGTTCCAGGTCGAGGAGTTCCGCACGCCGGTGTTCGACAGCGAACTGCGCGCCCGCGCAACGTGGGAGCGCGATGCGCAGCTCGCGGTGGTCGATGCGCGCCTGGCCTACTTCGCGGGCGGCGCGGCGGCCAACCTGCCGGTGACCATGCAGCAGGGCTGGACGCGCGCGGTGCAGGGCCCGCGTCCCGGCTACACCTTCTACGAGGAAACCGTCGATGCGTCGATGGCCTCGCCGGCGGCCATCGCGCCGCAATCCGCCAGGCTCGACGCCGCCGGCAAGACGCAGGTGCGGCTGAAGGTGCCGCCGCTGGAGCGGCCGATGCTGCTGCGCACCGAGCTCAAGTTCCAGGACCCCAACGGCGAGACGCAGACCGTCGGCACCGGCACCATGCTGTGGCCCGACCGCATGAAGCTGGGCTTGCGCCTGCGCGCGAAGGACCGCGACCGTCCGCAGGCCGTCGAAGGCATCGCGCTGGACGACAGGGACCAGCCGCTGGCCGACGAGCCCGTCACCGTGCGCGTGAAGCCGGTGACGCGCGACTGGAACGGCGGCCGCCAGCGCCTCACCGACCTGGGCCCCGAGGTGGAGGTGTGCAGCACCCGCACCGATGCGCAGGGCCAGTGGTCGTGCGAATGGCAACTGCCCGCGGCGCAGGGCCAGCAGCAGCCGAGCGAACTCTGGCTGTTCGACGCCAGCGCCGCCAGCCTGAAGCACAGCCGCGCCATCGTGCGCACCGGCATGCTGCAGTACCGCTGGTCGCTGGGCTGGCAGGAAGCCGCGGCCCGTACCGCGCTGCAGCTGGAGAACGGCCCGTCGTTCGGGCCCGGCGAGACGGCCGTGATCGTGGCGCGTCCCGAGCGGCTGCCGGCGTCGCTGCTGCTCACCACCGAGCGCGAAGGCGTCATTGCCGCCAGCGTGCATCCGATCGTCGCGATGGCGCAGCGCATCGAACTGCCGATCGCCGCGCAGCACGCGCCCAACGTGCACCTGTCCGCGCGCTATGTCTATCCGCTGCAGGGCGCGGGCAAGGACGAGCCCGTTGCCAGCACGCAGCGGGCCGACGTGCCGGTGCGCCCCGACGCCTGGACGCTGTCGGTCGGCGTTCGGCCCACGGCCGCCGTGGCGCGGCCGAAAACGCCCGTGCCGATGGAAGTCGCGGTGCGCGACGCCGCCGGCCAGCCAGTGGCCGGCGCGCGCGTCACGCTGGTGGCGGTCGACCAGGCCCTGCTTGCGCTCAAGCCCAACGACACCTGGTCGTTGGCCAAGGTCATGTTCGCGGCGCGCGGCAACGCGGTGACCAGCACGGCGCTCGATGCACGGCTGATGCGCCGCGTCGAGACCGGCCCGCAGCCGCAGCACAAGCCCTACGACGAGGCCGACCGCGGTGCGTTCGGCGCCGTGCCGGCCCCGGCACCGGCGGCCGCCGCAGCCATGATGCGCGCCGGCAAGCCCGATGTGCCCGACGAGGCGCCGCCGCGCAGCGACCTCTCGTCGCTGATCCTCTGGCGCACCGACCTGCGCACCGATGCCCAGGGCATCGCGCGCGCCACCGTGCCGCTGAACGATGCACTCACGCAGTTCCGCATCGTCGCCATCGCGAGCGCGGGCGAGGCGTTGTTCGGGCAGGGCGAGACCACCCTCACCAGCACCCAGCCGCTGCAGATCTTCAGCGGCATGCCCGAGCTGCTGCGCGCGGACGATGCCATCGCGCAGAAGCTCAGCCTGCGCAACACCGGCGCCAGCGCGATGGCCGTGGTGCTCAAGGCCGAGGCGTCCGTCGAGCCGGGCAGCGAATGGTCCGGCGCGCGCGACGTGGTGCCGGCCGATGCGCTGGCCGCGCGCGGCCTGAAGATCGAGCGCCGCGTGCAGCTTGCGCCCGGCCAGACCCAGGAGGTGCTGTGGCCCGTGGCCGTGCCCGCCGGCGCCGGCATGCTGCGCTGGCGCATCGGCGCGCAGGGCGGCGAGGAGCGCGACGCGCTGGAAGTCGCGCAGCGCGTGGTGCCGGCGCTGACCGCGACCGTGCGCCAGTCGACGCTGCTGTCGGTGGCCGATGCCGGTGCCGTGCCCGTCGTGCAGCCGCGCGACGCGGTGCCGCTCACCGGCGGCGTGCGCGTGTCGCTGCAGTCCAGCCTGGTCGACGCGGCGCTGGCCGAGTCGATGCGCTGGATGGCGCAGTACCCCTACATGTGCCTCGAGCAGCAGAGCTCGCGCTTCGTCTCGCTCGACGACCGCGCGGGCTGGGACCGGCTCATGGCCGAACTGCCGAAATACGTCGACGGCAACGGCCTGGCGCGCTTCTTCCCCGAGGCCAGCCTGGGCGGCAGCGAGATGCTCACCATGCAGCTGCTCGACCTCGCCCAGGCCAAGGGCTGGCCCGTGCCCGAGGCGCAGCGCGCGCGCATGCTCGACGCGCTCGATGCGCTGCTGCAGGGCCGCCTCGCGGCGCAGGACTGGGCGCCGCGCAACTACCTCGAGCCGCAGCAGCTCGCCGCGCAGGCCACGCTGGCGGAGCACGGCCGCGCGAAGATCGTGGTGCGCCCCCGGGCGCTCGATGCGCTCTCGGCCCAGTCGCTGGTCGACTGGTCGCGCACGCTCATGGCGATGCCGGCCGATGCCGAACGCGACGCCGCGCTGAATGAAGCCGGCGCGCAACTGCGCAGCCGCTTCGACGTGCAGGGCACGCGCCTGCGCTGGCGCGACGAGTCGGCGCAGCACTGGTGGTGGTTCATGTGGAGCGGCGACAGCACCGCCGCGCGCATGGCGCTGCTGGCACAGAAGTGGGCCGAGACCGACGCGGCCTGGAAAGCCGACGCACCGCTCATCACGCAGGGCCTGGTCGGCCGGCAGGACGCGGGCCGCTGGGGCACCACCACCGGCAACGCGTGGAGCACGGTCGCGCTGCGCCGCTTCCAGCAGCAGTTCGAGGCCGGCCCGGTCGACGGCGTGACGCGCGCTGCGCTGGGCCGCACCACGCGCGAGGCCGCATGGGCCGATGCGAAGGTGCCGGACATGCTGCTGCCGTGGCCCGGGCAAGGCGCGCAAGGCACGCTGCAGCTGCGCCACGAAGGCAGCGGCAAGCCCTGGGCCACCATCAGCACGCTGGCCGCGGTGCGCAACACGCAGCCCGTGGCCAATGGCCTGGTGGTGCGCCGAACGGTCACGCCGGTGGAGCAGAAGCGCAAGGGCCAATGGTCGGTGGGCGATGTCTACCGCGTGCGGCTCGACCTCGAATCCACCGCCGAGCAGACCTGGGTGGTGGTGCGCGACGCCGTGCCATCGGGTGCCAGCCAGCTCGGTCGCGGCCTCGGCCGCGAAAGCACCCTTGCGCAGCGCGGCGAACGCAGCGCGGGCTGGGCGTGGCCCAGCCACATCGAGCGCGCCACCGACAGCTACCGGGCCTTCTTCCGCTACTTGCCGCGCGGCAGCTGGAGCGTGGAATACAGCGTGCGGCTGAACAACGCGGGCGAGTTCAGGCTGCCGCCGGTGCGTGCCGAGGCCATGTACGCGCCCGAAGTATTCGGCGAGGGCACCGCCCAGACCATGACCGTGAAACCCTGA
- a CDS encoding GMC family oxidoreductase codes for MRDNDNTFDYIIIGAGTAGSLMANRLSADKSRRVLLIEAGRKDDYHWIHIPVGYLYCIGNPRTDWLYSTEPDAGLNGRVLRYPRGKTLGGSSSINGMIYMRGQSRDYEQWAEATGDDGWRWQNVLPAFKKHEDHYLGADEMHGAGGEWRVEKQRLRWDILDAFAEAAVQAGVPHSTDFNRGSNEGVGYFQVNQKNGWRWNTAKAFLRPTCYGRPNFELWTGAQVARLLFETQPDGTRRCTGAEVWNGTEMTTATASREVVLSAGAIGSPQILQLSGVGPAELLRQHGIDVVLDAPGVGANLQDHLQIRAVYKIAGAPTLNVMASSMVGKAKIGLEYLMKRSGPMSMAPSQLGAFTRSSPDREWPNLQYHVQPLSLDAFGDPLHSFPAFTASVCNLNPTSRGSVRIKSGRFEDAPAIAPNYLSTDEDRKVAAESLRVTRRIAEQPALARYKPQEWKPGVQYQTDEDLARLAGDIATTIFHPVGTTKMGAEADPMAVLDSRLRVRGVRGLRVVDAGAMPTITSGNTNSPTLMMAEKAAGWIVEDNR; via the coding sequence ATGAGAGACAACGACAACACCTTCGACTACATCATCATCGGCGCCGGCACCGCGGGCTCGCTCATGGCGAACCGCCTGAGCGCCGACAAGAGCAGGCGCGTGCTGCTCATCGAGGCGGGCCGCAAGGACGACTACCACTGGATCCACATCCCGGTGGGCTACCTGTACTGCATCGGCAACCCGCGCACCGACTGGCTCTACAGCACCGAGCCCGACGCCGGCCTCAACGGCCGCGTGCTGCGTTATCCGCGCGGCAAGACGCTGGGCGGCAGCTCGAGCATCAACGGCATGATCTACATGCGCGGCCAGTCGCGCGACTACGAGCAGTGGGCCGAGGCCACGGGCGACGACGGCTGGCGCTGGCAGAACGTGCTGCCGGCCTTCAAGAAGCACGAAGACCACTACCTGGGCGCCGACGAGATGCACGGCGCGGGCGGCGAATGGCGCGTCGAGAAGCAGCGCCTGCGCTGGGACATCCTCGACGCCTTCGCCGAGGCCGCGGTGCAGGCCGGCGTGCCGCACTCCACCGACTTCAACCGCGGCAGCAACGAGGGCGTGGGCTACTTCCAGGTCAACCAGAAGAACGGCTGGCGCTGGAACACCGCCAAGGCCTTCCTGCGTCCGACCTGCTATGGCAGGCCCAACTTCGAGCTGTGGACCGGCGCGCAGGTCGCGCGCCTGCTGTTCGAGACCCAGCCCGACGGCACGCGCCGCTGCACCGGCGCCGAGGTGTGGAACGGCACCGAGATGACCACCGCCACCGCCTCGCGCGAGGTGGTGCTGAGCGCGGGCGCCATCGGTTCGCCGCAGATCCTGCAGCTCTCGGGCGTCGGCCCGGCCGAGCTGCTGCGCCAGCACGGCATCGACGTGGTGCTCGACGCGCCCGGCGTGGGCGCCAACCTGCAGGACCACCTGCAGATCCGCGCGGTCTACAAGATCGCCGGCGCGCCCACGCTCAACGTGATGGCCTCGTCGATGGTGGGCAAGGCGAAGATCGGCCTCGAATACCTGATGAAGCGCAGCGGCCCGATGAGCATGGCGCCCTCGCAGCTCGGCGCCTTCACGCGCAGTTCGCCCGATCGCGAATGGCCCAACCTGCAGTACCACGTGCAACCGCTGTCGCTCGATGCCTTCGGCGATCCGCTGCACAGCTTTCCGGCCTTCACCGCGAGCGTGTGCAACCTCAACCCGACCAGCCGGGGCTCGGTGCGCATCAAGAGCGGCCGCTTCGAGGACGCGCCCGCCATCGCGCCCAACTACCTGAGCACCGACGAGGACCGCAAGGTCGCGGCCGAGTCGCTGCGCGTGACGCGCCGCATCGCCGAGCAGCCGGCGCTGGCCAGGTACAAGCCGCAGGAGTGGAAGCCCGGCGTGCAGTACCAGACCGACGAGGACCTCGCGCGTCTGGCCGGCGACATCGCCACCACCATCTTCCATCCGGTGGGCACGACGAAGATGGGCGCCGAGGCCGACCCGATGGCGGTGCTCGATTCGCGCCTGCGCGTGCGCGGCGTGCGCGGGCTGCGTGTGGTGGACGCCGGCGCGATGCCCACCATCACCAGCGGCAACACCAACAGCCCGACCTTGATGATGGCCGAGAAGGCGGCGGGCTGGATCGTCGAGGACAACCGCTGA